Genomic segment of Tissierella sp.:
TTACATAATTATATAAAGCTAATTTACGAGCAGTTTTATCTTTATTCGTAAAGTTTGCATCTAAAACAAGATCTTTATCAGTAGTGATATCACTTGTTAAATAAGCCATCCAAGCACCATCTTTTGATAGAGCTTTTTCAATATCTTCAACTTTTACTACTTTTGATGGAGTAGTTACAGCATCAACTACTTCTTCAACTGGCTTTTCAGCCACAACTGGAGATAATTTTGCCAGTGTTTTAGGGCCAACTATTCCGTCAACTCTAAGGCCATTTTTGCCTTGATAACTTTCAACAGCAGCTAGAGTCTTTACTCCATAAATTCCATCAACTTTAAGTACATAGCCATTGCTGATAAGTAATGCTTGTAAAAGACTAACATCGCTACCTACAGAATTTAATGCAAGGAGTCTAGTTATTTCTGTAGCATTTTCCGTAACTGGTGTTGCTTTTGGTGCAGTTGTTGTTGGCTTTGGAGCAGATGGAGCTGGTGTTGATGGTGTAGGTGTAGCAGGTGTAGAAGGAGCTGGTGCTGCAGTAGTAGCAGTAGCAACAGCATCTACAGCAGTCTTAATTGAGTTTGTATTAGCCGCTAAACTTGTAGATGATAGAAGTAAAGCTGCACAACTCACAGATGCAATTAATCTTTTGTTCATAAAAACACCCCCATAATATTTTGAGTATAATTTAAAAAACATATATCATATGATATATGTTTTTTATTTATATTCACTACCATATTATATTATAGACTTACAGTATCTGGCAACAATAAGCTGATATTTAACAAACTATTTTAATGAGTTACAGTACAAGAACCTGGTTTTTATGATTTAATTCTATGATTTCACTGGTATTTCCTTTTGTTTTGTGGATAAAGTCAGATGTGACATTAAAGTTATCCCCAAAATGCATTGGTAAAAAGTACTTTGGCTTAATTTCTTTGATAAAATATTCTCCACCTAAATTGAAAGAAGATTTTAATCTAGGATCTACTGGAAAGAAGGCTATATCAATATCCAAGCCTTTAATTTTTTCTATTTCGCCTTTAAAAGAATTTTCCATACTTACTTTTTCTTCTATAGTATCATCATCCCAGTACCACCAATTTAGATCACCGGCATGGAAAATATTAACATTATCCACATTTACAAGGAAAGATACCCCCAAGTCCGTAGAGCCAAAAGTTTTAATATTAACATTATCTAAATCCAAATTATTATATGGATCCATGCTATAAATCCTATTGTTATTATCTTCAATATTAATATCAGAGCTTAAAACATAGTCTATGTCTCTAATATTATCTTGCCATTTAAATATATCAGTATTGTAATGATCTTCATGACCATGAGTTGAAAATACTATAGTTTTTTTGTCCTTTAAGGAAATATCACCCTTGTAATAATCAAAGACTAATTGGTAGTTTTCAGTTTCTACAATAAAGCAACTATGAAATACATGCTCAATTTTTACATTTAATTTTTCCACATCATCATCTCCCAAATTATATTTCTATATAAAAGGATACCCCTTTTTCTTCATTTACAGCAGAAATCTTAGACTTATGTGTGTTAAGTATTCTACTGACTATGGCAAGACCTAGCCCAAATTCACCTTTATATCCTTTGTTAAATTCATTAAACATATTTCCTATTAAATCCTCTTCAATTTGTGGCCCATCATTCCATATTTTCATAATTGTTTTGCTATCAATATTTTTTAAGGAAACAAGAATTTTACTATTTGCATATCTAATTTGATTATCCAATAGGTTTTCTACTACAATTCGCCACTGTTCAATTTCTCCTTCTATAACAATAGGTGTTAAATCAAGCTCCCATTCAATATCTGTTCTACTCCAAGAAAGCTTATCGGATACTTCTCTAATTAAGGTATCAAGAGGGAAATTAATCTTATTTACCTCATGATTAGATAAATAATCTAATTTAGTTAGATATAATAAGTTTTTAATTTTTTTCTCCAGCCTCTTTGCTTCTTCATCTATGACATCTATAGATGAATTTATACTGCCCTTGGGATATATGCCATCCTTAATTGCCTGAGTAAAACTTTGAATTACCATTACAGGAGTCTTAAGTTCATGTGACACATGCTGTAAGAAGGATTGCTCGGCTTCATCTTGGCGGATTAATTGATTTCTAAGATGTTCAATAGAAAGTCCAAGTTTACCTATTTCATCATTCCTATCTAGCTCCACAGCTTCATTCCATTCATTATTTGCCAACCGGTTTACTTTTTTCTCCAAATCTACTAAAGGTCTAGATAGATATCTAGATACTAAGATGGCAGGAATCCAACTAAAGATCAGTACTAGAGTCATTGTATTTATAACTTGTTTAAATAGAGTTTGAACTAAGTCTTGTCTATAGGAATCACTCATATAAGAGACTAAAAATGCATCACGACCAAGGGCTTGCCCTTTTGTGATTACATAAAATATTTTCTCCCCATCTATTTCACCACTATATTCTTTGCTAACATCTGTCTGAACAGATGCCTCATTTCTAATTTTGTCTAGAAAATTAATTGGAATTGCAGTATTTATTATTATCTTATTTTCGTCATATATCATAAAGTGATTAACAGTTCTAATGTTTTCTAAGCTTTGATTACTATTACCAAAGAAGTCTGGTCCAATATAATCACGATAGATATTACTGTCAAATTGATTAAATACCGAATCCTGAGCTGAGTGGATAGTAGCATATAACTCTTTAGTAAAAAAACTTCTCAAAGTAGAAGGTAATATAAATGATAATAATATGGAAATAGATAAGGTAATAATGGCAATAACTATCCAAATTTGCACTGATAAAGGATAATTTTTCATGATTGTACCACCCTGTATCCATAGCCATATACAGTTTCAATATCTAATTTTGGCATTTTTCTCCTAAGTCTTCTTACCAAATCATCTACAACTCTATCTGAACCAAAATAATCATTTCCCCATATATGGTCTAATATTTGTTCTCTAGATAATGCAATACCCTGGTTTTTTGCAAAATAAATTAATAAGTCATACTCCTTAGAAGTAAGGTCAATCAGATTATTATCTAAGCTTACCAATCTACTACTATCATTGATAGTATAAGGAGGCAAATTATTTATCATAGAATTATGATTAAATCTATCCAGTAGATTTCTAGCACGAATAACTAATTCCCTTGGTAAGAATGGTTTAGGCAAATAATCATCACTGCCTAATTCAAGACCTACTACTCTGTCAATATCAGCATCTCTGGCAGAAATAAATATAACAGGAATATGTGGAGTGGCTTGTTTTATTTCCCTAATCAACTGATATCCATCAATATCAGGAAGCATAATATCTAAAATCCACAAATTAGGAGGACTTGCAATAAATTTCTCAGCCTCTCCCCCATTTAAAAATGAAACTACATCCCAACCCTCTTTTTTTAAATATGAAGTAAGAACTAAATTTAAATTTTCATCATCTTCTACTAAATATATTTTATAGGACACAAATATCACCCCATTTTAATTTACACTTCTTTAAGGATATTATAACAAATAAATGAAGATAAAAAATAAATCACACAACAAAAACATA
This window contains:
- a CDS encoding HAMP domain-containing sensor histidine kinase encodes the protein MKNYPLSVQIWIVIAIITLSISILLSFILPSTLRSFFTKELYATIHSAQDSVFNQFDSNIYRDYIGPDFFGNSNQSLENIRTVNHFMIYDENKIIINTAIPINFLDKIRNEASVQTDVSKEYSGEIDGEKIFYVITKGQALGRDAFLVSYMSDSYRQDLVQTLFKQVINTMTLVLIFSWIPAILVSRYLSRPLVDLEKKVNRLANNEWNEAVELDRNDEIGKLGLSIEHLRNQLIRQDEAEQSFLQHVSHELKTPVMVIQSFTQAIKDGIYPKGSINSSIDVIDEEAKRLEKKIKNLLYLTKLDYLSNHEVNKINFPLDTLIREVSDKLSWSRTDIEWELDLTPIVIEGEIEQWRIVVENLLDNQIRYANSKILVSLKNIDSKTIMKIWNDGPQIEEDLIGNMFNEFNKGYKGEFGLGLAIVSRILNTHKSKISAVNEEKGVSFYIEI
- a CDS encoding MBL fold metallo-hydrolase — its product is MEKLNVKIEHVFHSCFIVETENYQLVFDYYKGDISLKDKKTIVFSTHGHEDHYNTDIFKWQDNIRDIDYVLSSDINIEDNNNRIYSMDPYNNLDLDNVNIKTFGSTDLGVSFLVNVDNVNIFHAGDLNWWYWDDDTIEEKVSMENSFKGEIEKIKGLDIDIAFFPVDPRLKSSFNLGGEYFIKEIKPKYFLPMHFGDNFNVTSDFIHKTKGNTSEIIELNHKNQVLVL
- a CDS encoding response regulator transcription factor — its product is MSYKIYLVEDDENLNLVLTSYLKKEGWDVVSFLNGGEAEKFIASPPNLWILDIMLPDIDGYQLIREIKQATPHIPVIFISARDADIDRVVGLELGSDDYLPKPFLPRELVIRARNLLDRFNHNSMINNLPPYTINDSSRLVSLDNNLIDLTSKEYDLLIYFAKNQGIALSREQILDHIWGNDYFGSDRVVDDLVRRLRRKMPKLDIETVYGYGYRVVQS